The Vicia villosa cultivar HV-30 ecotype Madison, WI linkage group LG1, Vvil1.0, whole genome shotgun sequence genome includes a region encoding these proteins:
- the LOC131644622 gene encoding heavy metal-associated isoprenylated plant protein 3-like: protein MTMQIKEQKNETEKKADDGAKKDDSLPPVVYKLDLHCEGCIKKIKRSARHFAGVETVKADLASNKVTVTGKFDAVKLQEKLAEKAKKKVDIISAPPKKDDAAAEKPSEKKAEEKKPEEKKAEEKKPEEKKPEENKPKESTVVLKIKLHCDGCITKIKRIILKFKGVETVNLDGDKDLVTVKGTMEPKALVEYLTEKLKRNVEMVVPKKEEKKEKDGGGEKKEKKEEGGGEKKIDGGDQAKVEVNKMEYQYPMQAPMYWYDGGAGQSSNYGMDQFHQPGYGHYDQPGYGHYDQPGYMMNQGGGGGYPVQAPQVPFYMNPSHPPPQMFSDENPNACSVM from the exons ATGACTATGCAAATAAAAGAG CAAAAGAATGAAACTGAGAAGAAAGCTGACGACGGAGCTAAGAAAGACGACAGTCTCCCTCCTGTCGTTTACAAACTCGACTTGCATTGTGAAGGATGCATCAAGAAGATTAAACGTTCCGCTCGTCATTTTGCCG GTGTGGAAACAGTTAAAGCAGATCTAGCTTCAAACAAAGTGACGGTTACTGGTAAATTTGACGCTGTTAAACTTCAAGAAAAATTGGCTGAGAAAGCTAAGAAGAAAGTCGACATCATCTCAGCGCCGCCAAAAAAAGACGACGCCGCCGCGGAAAAACCGTCGGAAAAGAAGGCTGAGGAGAAAAAGCCTGAAGAGAAGAAAGCCGAAGAGAAGAAACCAGAAGAGAAAAAACCAGAAGAAAATAAGCCTAAAgag aGTACGGTGGTTTTGAAGATCAAATTACACTGTGACGGTTGCATTACGAAAATTAAAAGGATCATTCTGAAGTTTAAAG GGGTAGAAACGGTAAACCTTGACGGAGATAAGGATTTGGTAACAGTGAAAGGAACAATGGAACCGAAGGCGTTGGTGGAGTATCTTACAGAGAAGCTAAAGAGAAACGTTGAAATGGTAGTAccgaagaaagaagagaagaaagagaaagaCGGTGGCGgagagaagaaagagaagaaagaagaaggtggTGGTGAGAAGAAAATCGACGGTGGAGATCAAGCGAAGGTGGAGGTTAATAAAATGGAGTATCAGTACCCGATGCAAGCTCCAATGTATTGGTACGATGGAGGTGCGGGGCAAAGTAGTAATTATGGTATGGATCAGTTTCATCAACCTGGTTATGGTCATTATGATCAACCTGGCTATGGCCATTATGATCAACCTGGGTATATGATGAATCAAGGCGGTGGTGGCGGTTATCCTGTGCAGGCGCCACAGGTTCCGTTTTATATGAACCCTAGTCATCCTCCACCGCAGATGTTTAGTGATGAGAATCCCAATGCTTGTTCTGTGATGTGA